One Camelina sativa cultivar DH55 chromosome 3, Cs, whole genome shotgun sequence genomic window carries:
- the LOC104767430 gene encoding kinesin-like protein KIN-14G produces the protein MATEQQDSRLCLASILEDFLKQRNVRVSSVGVDSSTSTNADETSGGRDFPVDPSDLRRYEAARWIRNTLGVVGGRDLPADPSEDDFRIALRSGILLCNVLNRVKPGAVPKVVEAPNDPLVSQDGTAALSAFQYFENLRNFLVVVEEMGIPMFEVSDFEKGGKSARIVECVLALKSYREWKQSGGSGTWRYIVNSKPTTFGIAKQYKRKESEALVDAVTSSPSNTPSNEQPLFDQSDSSTKHEGSADSIDAIVRAVFLEAKQEEIPGMVEAMLKTVMLEYERRLATQKELFQMSAGNKDELQSGGLGRTISGNEELLSDDASNGEEHVTEIADNKETPQDDSVEESKIQDYELYVISKEKTKKQQMIIDRQQHHTEELKHDLKAVKTSLSLLQMKYHQEFTSLGEHLHGLAFAATSYQRVLEENRKLYNQVQDLKGSIRVYCRVRPFLPGQKSVLTTVDHIEDSTISIANPSKLGRKSFTFNKVFGPSASQEEVFGDTQPLIRSVLDGYNVCIFAYGQTGSGKTFTMMGPNELTEESLGVNYRALSDLFHLSSVRKETFSYSISVQMLEIYNEQVRDLLATNGQTSRLEIRNSSQDGINVPEATLVPVSTTSDVIHLMNIGQKNRAVSATAMNDRSSRSHSCLTVHVQGKDLTSGATLRGSMHLVDLAGSERVDKSEVTGDRLKEAQHINKSLSALGDVIASLSQKNNHIPYRNSKLTQLLQDALGGQAKTLMFVHISPEQEALGETLSTLKFAERVATVELGAARVNKDTSEVKELKEQIASLKLALARKENEAADQTQLPRPLTPDKLLRRKSLGVSSSFSKSANTRQFQTKHKTSSQIDDANSIEGQSDSASSLDLQGLAGSPSWKSPSRDEKEEETEFISGSEWIDKHEDEITRNGKPENRSHTLGDQKRSSSLKREPTRGVDNNVVGKGFEVKKVPFEEEANESDETATSDCSETNLMWQLNVQVNMPRASSNGSSTTKLKKTQSKISRVAAETRSMIPSLIPTPTRRLSLGSNTPGQTSSRHNSTVVVKKRQNPK, from the exons ATGGCGACGGAGCAACAAGATTCACGACTCTGTTTGGCATCGATTCTGGAAGATTTTCTCAAACAACGAAACGTTCGAGTTAGCAGCGTTGGTGTGGATTCTTCCACTTCTACAAACGCCGACGAAACTT CTGGTGGAAGAGATTTTCCTGTGGATCCTTCAGATTTAAGAAGGTATGAAGCAGCAAGGTGGATAAGAAACACACTTGGTGTAGTTGGAGGAAGAGATTTGCCAGCAGATCCTTCAGAGGATGATTTCAGAATTGCATTAAGGAGTGGGATTTTGCTCTGCAATGTCCTTAACAGAGTTAAACCTGGTGCTGTACCAAAA GTCGTTGAAGCTCCAAATGATCCTCTTGTTAGTCAAGATGGTACAGCAGCTCTATCTGCGTTTCAGTACTTTGAGAATCTTCGAAACTTTCTTGTGGTTGTGGAGGAAATGGGTATTCCAATGTTTGAAGTCTCCGATTTTGAGAAG GGAGGTAAATCCGCAAGAATTGTGGAATGTGTTTTGGCTCTCAAGTCATATCGTGAGTGGAAACAGAGCGGCGGAAGCGGTACATGGAGATACATTGTGAACTCAAAACCAACCACGTTTGGCATCGCAAAACAATACAAACGCAAAGAATCAGAAGCACTTGTCGATGCAGTCACCAGTAGCCCTTCTAACACTCCATCCAATGAACAACCTTTGTTTGATCAATCTGATTCTAGTACCAAACATGAA GGAAGTGCCGATTCAATAGATGCCATTGTTCGTGCGGTGTTCTTGGAAGCCAAGCAAGAAGAAATTCCCGGT ATGGTGGAAGCTATGCTGAAAACTGTCATGTTAGAGTATGAACGTAGATTAGCCACACAGAAAGAATTG TTCCAAATGAGCGCTGGGAACAAAGACGAGCTTCAGTCTGGCGGTCTTGGGAGAACTATCTCAGGCAATGAGGAGTTGCTAAGTGATGATGCTTCG AACGGAGAAGAACATGTGACAGAGATTGCAGACAACAAGGAAACTCCACAAGATGATAGTGTTGAGGaatctaaaatccaagattatgAACTCTATGTAATTTCAAAAGAGAAGACCAAGAAACAACAGATGATAATTGACAGACAGCAACATCACACTGAG GAACTGAAACACGATCTTAAGGCTGTCAAAACAAGTCTCAGTCTCTTGCAGATGAAATATCACCAAGAGTTTACAAGCTTAG gCGAGCATTTGCATGGACTTGCGTTTGCAGCTACATCATACCAAAGAGTTCTTGAAGAAAACCGGAAACTTTACAATCAAGTCCAAGACCTCAAAG GGAGCATAAGGGTGTATTGTCGAGTGAGACCATTCTTACCTGGGCAAAAAAGTGTCTTGACTACTGTGGATCACATAGAGGATTCAACTATATCAATTGCAAACCCTTCAAAGTTAGGTCGGAAATCATTCACCTTCAACAAAGTGTTTGGCCCTTCAGCATCTCAAG AGGAGGTGTTTGGAGACACTCAACCTCTGATCCGGTCTGTTCTTGATGGTTATAATGTATGCATATTTGCATACGGCCAAACAGGATCCGGAAAAACTTTCACCATG ATGGGACCTAATGAACTGACGGAGGAAAGCTTAGGAGTAAACTACAGAGCATTGAGTGATCTCTTTCATTTGTCAAGTGTGAGAAAAGAAACCTTTTCATATAGCATTTCAGTTCAAATGCTTGAAATTTACAACGAGCAAGTCCGAGATCTCCTTGCCACTAACGGCCAAACCAGCAG ATTAGAGATTCGAAATAGTTCGCAAGATGGAATCAACGTTCCAGAGGCGACATTGGTTCCGGTCTCCACAACTTCAGACGTCATTCATTTGATGAATATTGGTCAAAAGAACCGTGCAGTCAGCGCCACAGCCATGAATGACCGCAGTAGTCGCTCTCACAG tTGTCTCACAGTACATGTCCAAGGAAAAGATCTGACATCAGGTGCAACTCTAAGGGGTTCAATGCATTTGGTTGATCTTGCTGGAAGCGAAAGGGTTGACAAGTCTGAGGTCACCGGTGATAGGTTGAAAGAGGCACAACACATCAACAAATCTCTCTCTGCTCTTGGAGACGTGATTGCATCTCTCTCCCAGAAAAACAACCACATCCCTTATCGAAATAGCAAACTCACCCAACTTCTCCAGGACGCTTTAGGAGGACAAGCGAAAACACTTATGTTTGTTCACATTAGCCCTGAACAAGAAGCTCTGGGAGAAACACTCAGCACCCTGAAATTTGCAGAGAGGGTGGCCACTGTTGAACTCGGTGCTGCTCGTGTCAACAAGGACACTTCTGAAGTTAAAGAACTCAAAGAACAG attgcTAGTTTGAAACTTGCATTAGCGAGAAAGGAGAACGAGGCAGCTGATCAAACACAGCTACCAAGGCCCCTTACGCCTGATAAACTCCTGAGAAGAAAGTCACTCGGCGTTTCGTCTTCATTCTCTAAATCAGCAAACACAAGACAGTTCCAAACCAAACATAAGACGTCGTCACAGATTGATGATGCTAACAGCATTGAG GGTCAAAGTGACTCTGCATCCAGCCTTGACTTGCAAGGACTAGCGGGCTCACCATCATGGAAAAGCCCGTCGAGAGATGAGAAAGAGGAGGAAACGGAGTTTATATCAGGCAGTGAATGGATTGATAAACACGAAGACGAAATCACGCGTAATGGCAAACCTGAAAACAGATCACATACACTGGGTGATCAGAAGCGATCGTCTAGCTTGAAACGTGAACCAACGAGAGGCGTAGATAATAATGTAGTAGGTAAAGGATTTGAGGTAAAAAAGGTTCCattcgaagaagaagcaaacgagTCAGATGAAACCGCAACAAGTGACTGCTCGGAGACAAACTTGATGTGGCAGTTGAATGTTCAAGTGAATATGCCAAGAGCATCATCTAATGGTTCTTCTACTACTAAGCTAAAGAAGACTCAGTCAAAAATCAGTAGAGTTGCCGCTGAGACCAG GAGTATGATACCTTCGCTAATTCCGACGCCTACAAGGAGATTGTCGCTTGGCTCTAACACACCAGGACAAACTTCGTCAAGGCATAACAGTACAGTTGTTgtgaagaagagacaaaatCCCAAGTAA